In Arctopsyche grandis isolate Sample6627 chromosome 13, ASM5162203v2, whole genome shotgun sequence, one DNA window encodes the following:
- the LOC143921071 gene encoding uncharacterized protein LOC143921071 — MSVGLCSRFNRHLILLLHAALATVAMELPNCDPMEIGACNSSNLLCNENTRRCECLGHLHFNKHSEALDAACVEELPTDVLSTPSESNHATTVIVVLFFIGLIVSGLVLAVRRYNLIHWFRQKIISRRDNNVMYEDVMIGQDDPPIAA; from the exons ATGTCCGTCGGCCTCTGCAGCCGCTTCAATCGCCATCTCATTCTTCTTCTGCACGCCGCTCTCGCCACCG ttgCCATGGAGCTACCTAACTGTGACCCTATGGAAATAGGTGCTTGCAATAGTTCAAATCTACTGTGTAACGAGAATACAAGGAGATGTGAATGCCTCGGTCATCTGCACTTTAATAAACACAGTGAAGCGTTAGATGCTGCGTGTGTCGAAGAACTGCCTACAGATGTTCTGTCGACTCCGTCGGAGAGTAATCATGCAACGACAGTAATAGTTGTGTTATTTTTCATAGGTCTAATTGTCAGCGGTTTAGTTTTAGCAGTACGACGATATAATTTAATCCACTGGTTTAGACAAAAAATTATATCCAGAAGAGACAACAACGTGATGTACGAAGACGTCATGATAGGTCAAGACGACCCTCCTATCGCAGCttaa